DNA sequence from the Myxococcus guangdongensis genome:
CGGCTGGTTCATCGGCAAGGCGTTCTACTCGCGCCAGTCGAAGATTTCGCTGCGCTGGCTGAGCTTCGACGACGTGGCCGTGGACGAGGACTTCTTCCGCCAGCGCCTCCTGTCGGCCCAGGCCCTGCGCCAGCGCGCGCTGCCGGGTGAGACGACGTACCGGCTGATGCACGGCGAGGCGGACGGGATTCCGGGCCTGGTGGTGGACCGCTACGGCGACTACCTGAGCGTCCAGTTCCTGGTGCCCGCCACCGAGCAGCGCAAGGCGCTCATCGCGGACCTGCTCGAGGCGCAGTTCAAGCCGCGCGGCATCGTCAACCGCTCGGACGTGGGCGTGCGCAACCTGGAGGGGCTCATGCCGGAGAAGGGCCTCCTGCGCGGCGAGCTGCCCCCGGGCCCCATCTCCTTCGACGAGGGCATGGTGCGCGTGCGCGCGGACCTGCTCGACGGCCAGAAGACGGGCGCCTTCCTGGACCAGAAGGAGAACCACATCATGGCGGCGCAGTACGCCGCGGGCGAGGCGCTGGACTGCTTCTCGTATGTGGGCGGCTTCGCGCTCCAGCTCGCCACGCGGGCCCAGAGCGTCACGGCGGTGGAGATTTCGGACCAGGCCGCGGCCCAGCTGCGTGAGAACGCCCAGGCCAACAAGCTCACCAACGTGAATGTGGTGCCCGCCAACGCGTTCGACTTCCTGCGTGACACGGTGGACGACGGAAGGAAGTTCGACACCATCGTCCTGGACCCGCCGTCGTTCGCGAAGAACAAGGACGCCATCGCCGCCGCGGTGCGCGGGTACAAGGAGATCAACCTGCGCGCCATGCAGCTGCTCAGGCCCGGCGGGCACCTCATCACCGCGAGCTGCACGTACCACGTGGACGAGCAGGCCTTCGAGGACATGCTCGCCTCCGCCGCCGCGGACGCGAAGCGGCGCATGCAGATCATCGAGCGGCGCGGCGCGGGCAAGGACCACCCCGTGCTGCTGAACTTGCGGGAGACCCGCTACCTGAAGTGCTACGTGCTGCGCGCGATGTGAGCGCGGCCACGGGAGAAGGTGGAGGACATGCGGAGCCGGGACTGGGACGACGAGGAGGACGCGCCCGCCACGCGGGGTTCCCACCAGAAGGAGCGCGCCCTGAAGGAGGTGCGCGCCGTCTTCCGCCAGGCCGACGCCGCCTACGGTCCCTTCTCCTGCCCCGCCAGCGGTGAGTGCTGCCAGTTGTCCCGCACGGGCCGCCAGCCCTGGCTGTGGTTGCCCGAGTGGGAGCTGCTCACCCAGGGCCGCCCCCTGCCGCCACCGCGCGAGGATGGCGGCTGTCCCTATCTGGACGCGGCCGGCAAGCGCTGCACCGTGTACGCGGACCGGCCCTTCGGCTGCCGCACGTTCTTCTGCGAGCGCATCCGCGGCCCCGCGCGCCAACCCGCTGAAACCGTGGGTGCGTTGCTGGAGCGGCTCGAGCGCGTCTCCCAGCAGCGCGAGCCCTCGCTGCGCGCGCCTCGGCCCTTGCTCGAATGGCACGCCGAGGCCCTCGCCCGGGCGTCAACCAAGACACCCTGACGGGTCATCTGCACCCACCCCACCGCCCCGGTCTGCATTGAATCCCACTCTTGGATTCAAGCTATTGATGCAATTCCAGAACTTCACCGACACATGACGCATGTATCAGGGTGGACTCGGCTGCCGACGAGGCCATGATTGCGCCGGGAATCCGGCTGCGGAGGCGTGGGCTTGCGGAGAAGTCTGACTGCGAGGACAAAGGGGAACGAAGACCACCCGGTGGATGGTGGAGCGTCCTCGTCGTGATACCGCCTCGTTGGCTGGTCGCACCGCAGGAGTACAAGGGCACCCTCACGGCGGCGGAAGCCGCGGAGGCGATGGCCCGGGGCGTACGAGAGGTCTCGCCCGAGGTGGTGCTGGACCTGGCGCCGCTGGCGGATGGCGGCCCTGGCACCGTGGAGGCGTTGCTGTCGGGCACGCGTGGCGAGCGCCGCGTGTGCCGGGTGCACTGTCCCCTGGGCAAGCCGATGGAGGCCGCGTGGGCGCTGCTCGACGACGGGCGCACGGCGGTGGTGGAGATGGCGGCGGCCTCCGGGCTGGTGCACGTGGAGCCCAACCCCGTCAGCGCGAGGAAGGCCTCGACGTACGGCGCGGGTGAGCTGATGCGGGCCGCGCTGGACTCGGGCTGCGAGCGGCTCATCATCGGACTCGGCGGCAGCGCGACGACGGACGGCGGCGCGGGCGCGCTCACGGCGCTGGGCTATCGCTTCCTGGACGCGAACGGCCATCCCCTGCCCCCCGGAGGCGCGGCGCTCTCGGCGCTCTCGCGTGTGGACGCGAGTGGACGACATCCCCGGCTGGGCAAGGTGGAGCTGATGGGCGCCACCGACGTCACGTCGCCGCTGCTGGGCGCGGATGGGGCGGCGCGGCTGTTCGGTCCGCAGAAGGGCGCGGACGCGGAGGGCGTGGAGGCGCTGGAGGCGGCGCTCGCGCACTTCTCGCGCGTCGTGGGGGATTTGTCCGCGGGCTGGCCGGGCACGGGCGCGGCGGGTGGCTTCGGCTTCGGACTGGTGGCGCTCGCGGGCGCGCGGCTGGTGCCGGGGTACGAGCTGGTGTCGCGGGCGCTGGGACTGGAGCGGCGCGTGCTGCTCGCGGAAGTGGTGCTCACGGGCGAGGGGCGCTTCGACCGGCAGACGTCGCTGGGCAAGGGCCCCGGAGGACTGGCGCGACTGGCGCGCGAGCACGGCACGCCGGTGGAGCTCTTCGCGGGCTCGGTGCGACGCGACGAAGGCGTGGAGCTGGACCTGTTCCACACGGTGGTGGACCTGAGCACCCAGGCGCGTCCCGGAGCACCCGCGGCACAGGTGCTCCAGGAGGCCGTGGCGCGCTGGACGGCGGCGCGACTCAAGACGACACGCTGAGGCTCCCGCTCACGCGACCAGGCCGGTGCGGCTCAAGACGGCGCGTTGAGGCTCGTGCTCACGCAACCAGGCCGGTGCGGCGCGAGACGGCGCGCTGAGGCTCGTGCTCAAGCGACCAGACCGGTGCGGCGCAAGACGGTGCGCTGAGGCACGCGCGCACACGATCAAACCGGTGCGCGGCGCAAGACAGCGCGCTGAGGCCCGCGCGCACGAGACGAGACCAGACCGGTGTGGCACCTCGCACTCTCGCGACGAGGCCCAGACGACTGGCGTGGACTCGACACACGCGGACGGGACGTGAAGCGCCTCGCGGAGGCCCGCGCGCATGCGACCAGACTGGAGCGGCACCTCGCGCTCCCGCGACGAGGCCCAGACGACTGGCGTGGACTCGACACACGTGGACGCCCCGCCGGATGCGCGGCTCGAGACGCCTCGCTGCGGCCCGCGCGCACGCGATCAGGCCGGTGCAGCACCGCACGCTCGCGCGTCGAGGCCCAGGCGCCGGGTGTGGGCCCAACACACGCCAGACGGGACGTGAATCGCCCCGCCGGACGCCAAGGCTCAGTCCTCCAGCGGGTCCGTCGTGCGCACCACACGCATGCCCGCCTCGCGCAGCTCCTCGATGGCCCTCTCCGCCATGCGCGGGAAGTCGAGCGCGGCCGGCAGCGGATTGATTGGCGGCGCGGGCACCGGGCTCATCGCATCCACGAGGATGTGGACGCGCCCCATCCGCGAGCGGTCCGTGCGCTCGATGTGCTCGCGCAAGTCCCGCAACGTGGACAGCACGCAGTGCGACTTCGCCTGACCGAAGACGTAGACGCGGTCGAACGTCATCAGTCGCTCGAACAGGCGCGTGTTGAACTCGCCCACGCGCTGCCCCTTCACCTCCGTCACGTCCGGGGACAGCACCGAGTAGTTCTCGGTCAGCGGGTGCTCGCCCTTCAGCTCGAAGTGCGTGGGCGTGTCGCGCACCAGGGCGTGGAACGCGCTCGCCTCGTAGAACGCGGGCACCAGCGCGTGGCTCAGTCCACCGAGCAGCGCGTGGTACGGCCAGATGGTGTGCACGTAGCGACCTCGCGCCTCCAGTCGCTCGCAGTACTCCAGGCTCTCCGCCTCGAAGCGCGTGGCGCGCCAGCGGCCCGCGCGCACGTCCGCGGCGGTGATGGACGTGAGCGGCGGCGGAGCCTTCCCCTCCGCGTCACGCCACCACGCGGGATGGAAGATTTGAAAGACGCGGTGGGTGTCGAGTGAGAACACCAACTCCGTCACCCGCCCCAGGTTCGCGTAGAGCCAGCGCAACGTGCGCTGGGTGTCCTCCACGGCGCCAGGGACGAAGAGGCTGGCGCCGGGCGTGCAGAAGGCCACCTGCACGTCGATGCCGAAGGCCGCGATGCGCACGCGGTCCTCGCTCGCCGGACGCACGCGGTGCTCGGCCGCGTAGCGCAGGGCCTCCTCGGCGACCTCCCCGGTGCGCTCCAGGTAGAGCTGTCCTGCGCGAGCATCCTCGTGGAACCGGGGAATGGGCAGTGTCATGGCGCCTCCTCAGCGACCCTTGGGGAAGTGCTTGCGCGTGAGGTCCTCGACGAGCGCGCGCGTGGCCAGCGTCTGGGCGATTCTCGCGGGCTCCGAGTTCACCTCGAGCGCCCCCACCAGCGACGGCGTCTCGGGCTCGGACTCCATCAGCGGGAAGTACCCATCCGGCACGGGCTCGCCCTCCTGGCCCACCAGGCCGATGGGCCCGGAGCCGTGGCGGCGGCGGAACAGGACGGGCGTACCGGGGATGCTCTGCTTGCCCTCGGCCAGCTCGTTGCCGAACTTCATCACCGGCTGCGCGCCCGTCTGCGACAGCTTGTAGATGGCGGCCACCTTGTCGCGCGTGAAGGGACACTCCATGGTCCGCGCGACGATGTGACCTCCGTAGCCGTAGAACTGCGAGCCCGACTCCCAGCCCACCTGTCGACGCAGGTCCTCGAACTCACGCGTGGCCTCGGCGTCCAGGCCATCCTCGAGGATGTTGACGGGCTTGATGCCGATGTCGCGCGCGCGCGTCACGGCGTACAGGTACTGGAGCTTCTTGTTGCCCGAGTCGAAGCGGATGGAGTCCCCCGCGCCCGGCTCCTCGCGGATGAGCTGGAAGGCGGCGGGGATGCCGGAGGTGAGCGTGTCGAAGGTGTCCAGCAGGTAGCTGGAGCGCTGCGGACGGCGCTCGCGCATGGCGCGGAAGGCGGCATCGTCCGAGCCGAAGCGCTGGATGTGCTCGTGGCCCATGGTGCCCACGGGAATCATCCCCAGCTTGCGCGCGCCCTCCACGTTGCTGGTGCGCGTCACCCCCACGTCCTTGCAGGCCTGCAGGGCCAGCTCATGCTGCTGCTGGCAGGTGGCCGCGCGCAGGCCCACCTCGAAGATGCGGGCCGGGTCCTCCACCGCGTCGATGAGCTCCTTCACGGTGGCGCGTACGCGCTCCAGGTAGCCCTCCGTGTCCACGGTGATGGGCACCGGCTTGACGCCCACCGCGTCGAGCGTCTCCAGCGCGATCGCCTTCTGCTCGTCGCAGGTGACGCGGGCGAGCGCGCGCGACAGGGCGTCACGGTCCGTCAGGGCCTGGGTGGCCACCTGGATGCGGAAGTTGAGCTGGAGCAGGAGCGGCTCCACCCACGAGACGAGCGCGGAGGGGCCGGTGACGGTGAGGATGGGCTCGCGGGGGAAGAAGCACGCGCCGCGGGGGATGGCGCGGACGGAGAGCTTCTCCTTGCGGAGGATGGCCGCCTTGAAGCCCACGCCCATCTCGTAGTCGTACTTCGCGAGAAAGTCGTAGTCCTCGGGCTTGGGCTCGGGGAGGAGGGCACACACGTAGGCGGCCAGGTCCAGCGGCATGACCTGGAGTCCGCCCTTGCGGTGTGAGTAATAGAACGTCTCCCGGCGCAACGGCCAACCGGCCTCCGCCATGCTGAACTTGTAGCCATCCGTCGCGAGCAGCGAGGTCGCCATCCTGGGTACCTTCCTCCGATGTCACAGGAGACTACGCGCGCCATGATGTGTTTCCTACCCTTCCACCGCGCTTTCCCAAGCACACCGGGCAGGCGTGATTAAACCTGGAACCCATGTCGCCGGCCCCCTCCCGACGCCTCCTCCCCGCGCTCGTCGCCAGCCTCGCCCTGCATGGGCTCCTGTGGCTGGTGGTCGGCGGCGTGCCGGAAGGCGCCCCCAGAGGGCCTCGTGCGCCCCAGCCCCCGCGCCCCGCGCTGGAGTGGGTCGAGGTGGAGGTGACATCCCCGCCTCCAGACCCTGGGACAAGCGCCTCCGCAATCCAACCACCGCCGGGCTCGAAGCCCCCGAGCACCCCGACCGGGCGCACCGAGGGCCCTCTCGCGGTGGGCCCCGCGCAGGATGCTGCTTCGGACGGACGCCAGGAAGATGTCGTCTCTCAGGCGCCCGCAGACAAGGCGCCGCCCACACTGCCGGAAGAACACCGAGCCGATGACGGCGAGGCCGTCCCGCCTCTCGGCAACGCGTCAGCAGACAGGCTCCGAGGTGAGGACCGCGGCGCGGTCGCACGGGCTTCCGAACTCAGTGCCCCTCGTCCCGAGAGCCCGAGCACTCGCGGCGGCGAGGTCGCACGAGTACGCGAGGCCGACACCCGCCGAACCGATGGCGCAGTCGCACAGGCCACCCCGGACTCGAAGGAAGACGCCGTCCGAGCCAATCCCCAGGACGCGCTCGCACGAGCCTCCGCGGCGAGCCCTCCGACCTCGGACGCACCTCGCCCCGACACCGCGAACGACACGCTCGGCCAGCCCCGCGATGCGACCCAGAACGAGAAGCTGGCCGACGCGCACGCATCCACGGACCACCCACTTCCGACCGACGCTCCCCGCCTGACGCAGGCCCCCGGTTGGAGCACTCCACCCGCCGAGTCTTCCGACGTGCCACGACTGCGACAGGCGCCCCACGGGGACGTCCCACGCGCGACGCCCACCGACGCGCGGCGCGCGGACCCTCGAGACGCGGTCGCACAAACACCCGAGGGTGCACGCCTGCTGCTCGCGGCCCGGACCCAGCGCGTCTCCGCGTGGCGCAGCGAGGAACACGTTCCCGAGGAGCGCGAGCTCAAGGGCACCCGTGAGCCCACCACACCCCAGGCGCTCGTCGAGGAGCTGGTCGCCGAGGGCATCGGCCGAGGCAAGGTGGACCGGGGACTGGTGCACCCCTACTTCAGCCAGCTGGGCAAGACGCTGCTGGGCCTCTGGGACGCGGACCGCGCCGTGAAGGAGCACGGCCTGCAGGGCTACTTCGACATGGGCATGGAGCGCAGCCGCGCCTACGGCCGCGTGTGGGGCGAGCGCGCCGCCAACTACGGTGCCACCGGCGCCTTCGCCGCGAACAAGCCTCCCGAGGAGGACCGTCGTCGTCCCGCGAGCCAGGTGGGAGACCCCACGCTGCGCATGCGCCAGGAGCTGCGCGAGAAGATGCGCGAGGAGTTCCGAGCCACCCGACGCGCCCTCATCCGCGTCGTGCAAGACCCTCAAGGACGCCTGCTCGACGTCGAGCTCGTCGAGCCCAGCCACCAACCCGAGGTGGACAACGAGGCGATGAAGGACGTCCGCGCCGCCGCCCAGAAGCTCCCCCCTCCTCCCGCCGAGGCCGTGGGCAAGCGCGAGCGCATCGTCAGCCTCTGGGAGTTCGAGCTGATCCTCTCCATCAGCCCGCCCATCCCCATCTTCACCTTCGAGTTCGACGAGGCGCTCGGCTTCATCGACACGCGCCTGCCCCTGGACAAGCGCATCTACAAGCGCGTGCGGCTCGTCGAGCTGCGCTGAGCACCTAGAGACAGTCGACCAACCCGTCATAGAGCGTGGTGCTCGTGCCGGGCAGCGGCGCGTCCATCGGCTCCGGCCCGGAGAGCGCCTTCAACAGCGCCGTCATCGTCGTGCCCGGCACCAACGGGCTCTCACAGGCCCACGTGCGCGCCTCCGAGGTGATGGCCCCCGACGCCGTGTCGATGTGCTCGTAGCTCCCGCCGAACACCCAGAGGCACTGTCCGAGCACGCCCGAGCGCTGCCCCACCGAACAGCGGAACACCACCGTCTCGATGTTGCCGTAGTCCCCCTCGCAGAACGTGTCCCCGCAGATGTCATCGAAGTTCTTCCGGAGATTCGCGCGCAGTTGGAGCCAGGCGCGGAACTCCTCCTCGGTGCTCAGGTACTCCACCGCGTCCACGAACGGCCCGTGCTCCCAGCCCGGCACGAAGCCTCCCGGAATCCCCCGAGCGCCTGCCAACGTCGACAGCCCCAACAGCGACAACAGCCCCCACGAACGAATCCGCATCACGACGACCTCCGAATGGTGCCGCCCCACCCCACCCGGCCGTGACACGTTTTTCAAGTAAAGCAGTGTTCACAATCTATCCAAGATGACGTGGAGTGACGCCTTCCAGAAAGGCAGGCCGGCATGCCGTCACCTCTTCGTCGTGTTTCCGAAGTGCTGGTGTCCACCCTCGTCACCGTGTCGCTGGGGCTGCTCGTGGGATGCGGCGAGGGGTATTCGGAGGATGACCCCTTCGGCGAGGCGCAGCGGGCGCTGCTCGACGGGGTCGGCTCGACGGCGGCGCGCGCGGCGCTCACGAAGCGGTGGGCACCCATCCACTATCAGGACGTGGACGTGACGGGCTCGCACGCGCTCAGCGGCAAGTCGGACTTCCTGACGCGCGTGGACTTCGACGGGGATTGGAGCGGGACGAACAACTGGGACAACACGGGCTCGCGGCTGTTGTCCGCGCACGCGTACCAGTCCGTCGTCGAGACCAGCTCGCACTGGTACCTGCTCTACCTGTTCTTCCACCCGCGCGACTGGTCCGACAACATCTTCGAGGGCGAGCACGAGAACGACGGCGAGGGCGTGCTGCTCATCGTCCAGCGCGACGGCAGCGAGTATGGCGCGCTCGTGGGCGCGGTGACGGTGGCGCACAAGGACTTCTTCTCCTTCGTCCCCACCGGCAGCCCGCTCGCCTCGGGCGCGGAGAGCGTGGACGGCACGCTGTCGCTCGCGTCCTTCGAGGGCGTGCTCCACCCGATAACGGCGCAGGAGGCCAAGGGCCATGGCCTCAAGGCGTGGCCGGCCTACGACATCGTCGGTGACGGCGTGAAGTACTTCCCCTCCCTCACGCTCGCCGAGCAGCCCGCGTCCGCCACCGCCGCGGACGTGCGCTACAAGCTGCTCGACTTGTACGGCGGCGAGGGCCTCTGGCAGCGCCGCGAGCTCTCCACGCTCTTCTCCAGTTGGGGCACCTTCCGCGGCGACACCAGCGGCGGCTGCGGGCTCGTCGCGGGCAACTGCTCGTCCAACTCCGCCAACGCGCCGTGGGGCTGGGATGACGGGAACGACGGCCCGGTGCTGCGCGGTGAAATCGCCACGGACCCGGCGAAGCTCGCCGCGCACTACTTCAGCCCGTCGTCACAGTTCTCCCGGACGTACACCTTCAACCCGTACCAGGGCATCGGCACCGACCCGAACCAGCCCTGAGCCGCGACCCCCGAGGAGCGGAGGACCTCGCCCCGCTCCTCGGTGAGGCGCCGTCAGGACGCGCGGCTCTTGCGGGCCACCGGACGACGCGCGCGGCTGCGCACGGGCGTGGTGGGGGCGTTGCCGTAGACGCGGTCGTAGTCCTTCATGCTGCGGCGGATGACCTCGAGCGCCTCGGGGCGGTCATACACCTCCGCGATTTCGACGCTGCGCTTCCCCTCGCCGGGAATCTGCTTGTAGGTGAGGAAGTAGTGCTTGAGGCGGTCGAGCAGCGGGCGCGGCAGCTGCGCGATGTGCTGCAGCTCGCCGTAGACCAGGTCGGACTCCAGCACCGCGATGATCTTGTCATCCGCCTCGTCGCCGTCGACCATCCGGAAGCCGCCCACCGGCACCGCGCGGACCAGCAGGTTGCCGTTGCTGACCACCTTCTCCGTCAGCACGCAGATATCAATCGGGTCGCCGTCGCCCTTGATGTCGCGCATGCCCGTGCGCTCGGCGCAGCGCTTCGCCACCAGCTCGTCGCAGAACGTCTGCGGGATGAAGCCGTACAGCGTGGGGCACTGGCTGCTGAAGCGCTGCGGGCGGTCCAACATCAGGATGCCCGACTCCTTGTCCAGCTCGTACTTCACCGCGTCCGTGGGGACGATTTCGATGTACGCGGTGACGACCTCCGGAGCGTCGTTGCCAGGGGTGATTCCGTGCCAGGGATGAGATGCGAACGACTTCTGAGGTGCGGGCTTCTTCATGTAGGTACGTCTCCCGAGCGTCGACACGCCTCGGAGTAGAGTTGCGCGACCGCGTCCTCCAACTGGCGCGTGAGCGCCTCGCGGTCCTGAATCGTCAGGCCTTGCGTGGTGATGGGCGCTCCCACCGCCAATGCCACGCGTTGTCCCCACCGCACCGCCCGTCCTCCCTTGGGAAGGATGAGCCGAGTCCCTGACACGGCCATGGGCACCACCGGCACGCCCGCCTGGATGGCGAGCGTCGCGGCCCCCTTCTTGAACGGCCGCAGCCGGCCGTCCTCACTTCGCGTGCCCTCCGCGTAGAAGAGCACGCTCACCCGCTCGCGCAGCGCCGTCACGGCCTCCTCCAGCCGGGCCCTGTCTTGACTGCTGCCGCTGCGCACCACGGGGATGTTGCCCGCCAGCCGCAGCGCCGAGCCGAACACCGGAATCTTGAACAGCTCCGCCTTGGCCACGAAGCGCGTGTGCTTCTCGAGGTAGGCCAACCCCAGCGGCGCGTCGTAGTGCGACTGGTGGTTGCACACGAAGACGACGTGGCCGTCCGTGGGAATGTGCTCCAGCCCCACCGCCTCGTGACGCACGCCCGCCGACGCCAGCACGCCCTGCGCCCAGAGCTTCAGGAGCTTGTCCGCCTCCCGGTGCGCGCCGGCCACCGACAGCGCCGATATCGTCGCCGACACCGCGCCCGTCAGCCCCACCGCTGAAACACCCGCGAACGCTGTCCGGACGATGTCTCGAATCACACGAACTCGTGGGCGGGGAACAAGAGCACCTCCGAGATGCGCTGGACCCCGAGCAGCAGCATCAGGATTCTGTCGAGCCCCACGGCGATGCCCGCCGAGGGTGGCATTCGACCTACCGCGTCGAGGAACCGCTCGTCCAGAGCATACACGGAACGTCCCAGTCTGCGCCGCAGGTCCTGTTCCTCGAGCAGGCGGGCGCGTTGCTCCGCGGGGTCCGTCAGCTCGCTGAACCCGTTCGCCAGCTCCAGCCCCTTCGCGTACAGCTCCACCCGCTCCGCCACCGCCGGGTCCCCGGGCTTGAGCCGTGACAGCGCCGCCATCGACGCCGGGTACTCGATGAGGAACGTCGGCCGGTCGAACCCCAGCCCCGTCTCCACCCGCTCCAGGAACAGGTGGAAGAACACGTCGTCGAAGCTCTCCGCGGAGCCCGTCCGCACGCCGATGGCCTCGGCCGCCCGCTTGAGCGAGGGCCCGTCCGAGTGCACGCGGATGTCCACCCCGGTGGCGCGCAGCACGGCGTCGCGCACGGTGAGCCGCTCGTAGGGGGTGCGCGTGAAGAAGCCCGGGTCCGCGCCAG
Encoded proteins:
- a CDS encoding cysteine hydrolase family protein: MTLPIPRFHEDARAGQLYLERTGEVAEEALRYAAEHRVRPASEDRVRIAAFGIDVQVAFCTPGASLFVPGAVEDTQRTLRWLYANLGRVTELVFSLDTHRVFQIFHPAWWRDAEGKAPPPLTSITAADVRAGRWRATRFEAESLEYCERLEARGRYVHTIWPYHALLGGLSHALVPAFYEASAFHALVRDTPTHFELKGEHPLTENYSVLSPDVTEVKGQRVGEFNTRLFERLMTFDRVYVFGQAKSHCVLSTLRDLREHIERTDRSRMGRVHILVDAMSPVPAPPINPLPAALDFPRMAERAIEELREAGMRVVRTTDPLED
- a CDS encoding inorganic pyrophosphatase gives rise to the protein MKKPAPQKSFASHPWHGITPGNDAPEVVTAYIEIVPTDAVKYELDKESGILMLDRPQRFSSQCPTLYGFIPQTFCDELVAKRCAERTGMRDIKGDGDPIDICVLTEKVVSNGNLLVRAVPVGGFRMVDGDEADDKIIAVLESDLVYGELQHIAQLPRPLLDRLKHYFLTYKQIPGEGKRSVEIAEVYDRPEALEVIRRSMKDYDRVYGNAPTTPVRSRARRPVARKSRAS
- a CDS encoding energy transducer TonB family protein gives rise to the protein MPRLRQAPHGDVPRATPTDARRADPRDAVAQTPEGARLLLAARTQRVSAWRSEEHVPEERELKGTREPTTPQALVEELVAEGIGRGKVDRGLVHPYFSQLGKTLLGLWDADRAVKEHGLQGYFDMGMERSRAYGRVWGERAANYGATGAFAANKPPEEDRRRPASQVGDPTLRMRQELREKMREEFRATRRALIRVVQDPQGRLLDVELVEPSHQPEVDNEAMKDVRAAAQKLPPPPAEAVGKRERIVSLWEFELILSISPPIPIFTFEFDEALGFIDTRLPLDKRIYKRVRLVELR
- a CDS encoding glycerate kinase, which translates into the protein MIPPRWLVAPQEYKGTLTAAEAAEAMARGVREVSPEVVLDLAPLADGGPGTVEALLSGTRGERRVCRVHCPLGKPMEAAWALLDDGRTAVVEMAAASGLVHVEPNPVSARKASTYGAGELMRAALDSGCERLIIGLGGSATTDGGAGALTALGYRFLDANGHPLPPGGAALSALSRVDASGRHPRLGKVELMGATDVTSPLLGADGAARLFGPQKGADAEGVEALEAALAHFSRVVGDLSAGWPGTGAAGGFGFGLVALAGARLVPGYELVSRALGLERRVLLAEVVLTGEGRFDRQTSLGKGPGGLARLAREHGTPVELFAGSVRRDEGVELDLFHTVVDLSTQARPGAPAAQVLQEAVARWTAARLKTTR
- the epmA gene encoding EF-P lysine aminoacylase EpmA, with the protein product MPNLSQWRAARGRQALYSALRRFFAAEGYLEVETPLLIPTPGMEPHINAFEARFLPETNVGVERPLYLHTSPEYAMKRLLADGAGPLFQLCKVFRNGEVSTTHNPEFTMLEFYRPQADYHAIMADLEGALAEAGRSATEGEPGADPGFFTRTPYERLTVRDAVLRATGVDIRVHSDGPSLKRAAEAIGVRTGSAESFDDVFFHLFLERVETGLGFDRPTFLIEYPASMAALSRLKPGDPAVAERVELYAKGLELANGFSELTDPAEQRARLLEEQDLRRRLGRSVYALDERFLDAVGRMPPSAGIAVGLDRILMLLLGVQRISEVLLFPAHEFV
- a CDS encoding nicotinate phosphoribosyltransferase, yielding MATSLLATDGYKFSMAEAGWPLRRETFYYSHRKGGLQVMPLDLAAYVCALLPEPKPEDYDFLAKYDYEMGVGFKAAILRKEKLSVRAIPRGACFFPREPILTVTGPSALVSWVEPLLLQLNFRIQVATQALTDRDALSRALARVTCDEQKAIALETLDAVGVKPVPITVDTEGYLERVRATVKELIDAVEDPARIFEVGLRAATCQQQHELALQACKDVGVTRTSNVEGARKLGMIPVGTMGHEHIQRFGSDDAAFRAMRERRPQRSSYLLDTFDTLTSGIPAAFQLIREEPGAGDSIRFDSGNKKLQYLYAVTRARDIGIKPVNILEDGLDAEATREFEDLRRQVGWESGSQFYGYGGHIVARTMECPFTRDKVAAIYKLSQTGAQPVMKFGNELAEGKQSIPGTPVLFRRRHGSGPIGLVGQEGEPVPDGYFPLMESEPETPSLVGALEVNSEPARIAQTLATRALVEDLTRKHFPKGR
- a CDS encoding YkgJ family cysteine cluster protein; the encoded protein is MRSRDWDDEEDAPATRGSHQKERALKEVRAVFRQADAAYGPFSCPASGECCQLSRTGRQPWLWLPEWELLTQGRPLPPPREDGGCPYLDAAGKRCTVYADRPFGCRTFFCERIRGPARQPAETVGALLERLERVSQQREPSLRAPRPLLEWHAEALARASTKTP
- a CDS encoding lysophospholipid acyltransferase family protein, whose translation is MIRDIVRTAFAGVSAVGLTGAVSATISALSVAGAHREADKLLKLWAQGVLASAGVRHEAVGLEHIPTDGHVVFVCNHQSHYDAPLGLAYLEKHTRFVAKAELFKIPVFGSALRLAGNIPVVRSGSSQDRARLEEAVTALRERVSVLFYAEGTRSEDGRLRPFKKGAATLAIQAGVPVVPMAVSGTRLILPKGGRAVRWGQRVALAVGAPITTQGLTIQDREALTRQLEDAVAQLYSEACRRSGDVPT
- a CDS encoding class I SAM-dependent rRNA methyltransferase, whose protein sequence is MPTSSKPPSGPHRGGRPSSPPSGQGRGRPHHRPEKVAPDRTAPDLGPDGLPQVSLLRRGVERWQAGHPWIYRADLNGDPGLQGGEIVRVTDGRGWFIGKAFYSRQSKISLRWLSFDDVAVDEDFFRQRLLSAQALRQRALPGETTYRLMHGEADGIPGLVVDRYGDYLSVQFLVPATEQRKALIADLLEAQFKPRGIVNRSDVGVRNLEGLMPEKGLLRGELPPGPISFDEGMVRVRADLLDGQKTGAFLDQKENHIMAAQYAAGEALDCFSYVGGFALQLATRAQSVTAVEISDQAAAQLRENAQANKLTNVNVVPANAFDFLRDTVDDGRKFDTIVLDPPSFAKNKDAIAAAVRGYKEINLRAMQLLRPGGHLITASCTYHVDEQAFEDMLASAAADAKRRMQIIERRGAGKDHPVLLNLRETRYLKCYVLRAM